A window from Pelodiscus sinensis isolate JC-2024 chromosome 31, ASM4963464v1, whole genome shotgun sequence encodes these proteins:
- the LOC102458887 gene encoding LOW QUALITY PROTEIN: uncharacterized protein LOC102458887 (The sequence of the model RefSeq protein was modified relative to this genomic sequence to represent the inferred CDS: inserted 2 bases in 1 codon): MHLPPRTCPSIAELRKVKLLLFPSPEAAMALESPMQSFWEEVTCPVCLEDFTAPVTLECEHNFRQAPLSPQCRGTEQQGPLQPNQQLVKVVELAKQLSFQAAKRARWDGMCEEHQEAMKLFCEEDQTPICVAYDRSQAHMVVPLQEASQEYKEKLEAHLKALREEREKLLRRKTTAERKSQEYLKWIQVESQMIVAEFHQLRQFLEEHELRLLTQLEKLDEEIGRFQADTFRKLSMQISSLSEWIGELEEMCQKPASEFLQDIRSTLSRCETGEFQLPEEISPELEEQVSSFSQKTIALSETLREFKDTLPSALERSRRKSLGAFRQGCRTPMSVSSSAPGLQSQGQEVEPVSFEEVAVYFSEDEWALLHPAQRALYGDVMQENYESVNWLKFQVSKTDVISWMELEEELRVPDPQSCEEGEIISNTQTGDGMLTENHEKSLQQEGPEQVSPCGMLLGKSEGYVFQICEKKENCESQHSPERQQGNHPGEGQGNSSHRSRGEKRNTETPQQEIPHQQSPCICSDCETLLEHQRAHTGEKPFKCSDCGKSFIGSSDLVHHKRTHTKKKPFSCSDCGKSFSDKSHLVRHRRTHTGEKLFNCSDCGKNFSDKSHLVRHRRTHTGEKLFNCSDCGKNFSDKSHLVRHRRTHTGEKLFKCSGCGKNFSQKSHLVTHRMTHTGEKPCKCSDSGKSFHEHSDFTNYQKIHTGDTPHNCSDCGKSFSRSSHLVTHRRTHTGEEPFNCSDCGKSFIGSSDLVHHKRIHTREKPFSCSDCGKSFSEKSHLVRHRRIHTGEKLFNCSDCGKNFSQKSHLVTHRMTHTGEKPFSCSDCGKRFSRSSELVTHRRSHTGEKPFNCSDCGKSFSQKSHLVTHRRTHTGEKPFCCSDCGKSFSRNSYLVSHRSTHXREKPFSCSDCRKSFSQCSCITSHGTVHTRESPHNSSDSRKGFKHRSDFVKHTTTHRGERTIQLL; encoded by the exons ATGCACCTGCCCCCTCGGACCTGCCCCTCCATTGCTGAGCTCAGGAAAGTGAAActactcctcttccccagcccagaggcagccatggctttAGAGAGCCCCATGCAAAGTTTCTGGGAGGAAGTGACATGTCCtgtctgtctggaggatttcacagcccctgtcactctggagtgtgaGCACAATTTCcgccaggcccccctcagccctcaatGCAGAggcactgagcagcagggacccctccagCCCAATCAGCAGCTGGTAAAggtggtggaactagccaagcaGCTGAGTTTCCAAGCAGcaaagagagcaagatgggacgggATGTGCGAGGAGCACCAGGAGGCTatgaagctgttctgtgaagaggatcaaactcccatctgtgtggcGTATGACAGATCCCAAGCTCACATGGTGGTGCCCTTACAAGAAGCttcccaggagtacaag gaaaaattggaggcccatttgaaggcgctgagggaagagagagaaaagctgctgagaaggaaaacaacagcagaaaggaaaagccaggagtatctC aaatggatCCAAGTTGAGAGTCAgatgattgtggctgagtttcatcagctgaggcagttcctggaggaacacgAGCTGCGACTCCTAAcgcagctggagaagctggatgaggagattgggaggttcCAGGCTGACACTTTCAGGAAGCTCTCCATGCAGATTTCCTCCCTCAGTGAGTGGATCGGTGAGCTGGAGGAGATgtgtcagaagccagcaagtgaattcctgcag GACATCAGAAGCACCCTAAGCAG gtgtgagacaggggagttccagctgccagaggagatttcccctgaactagaagaacaagtcagcagtttctcccagaaaacgattgctctgtcagagactctgagggagttcaaag atactctgccctctgcactggagagatcaagaagaaaatccctgggagctttcagacaag gctgcagaacacctatgtctgtctccagctcagcccctggcctacagagccagggacaggaagtgGAGCCAGTGAGCTTTGAAGAAGTGGCTGTTTATTTCTCTGAGGATGAATGGGCTCTGCTGCACCCGGCCCAGAGAGCCCTCTACGgcgatgtgatgcaggagaattatgagtctgtgaactggctga AATTTCAAGTCTCCAAAACTGATGTGATCTCCTGGATGGAGTTAGAGGAGGAGTTGCGGGTCCCAGATCCCcagagctgtgaggaaggggagatcatcagcaacacccagacag gtgatgggatgctgactgagaaccatgagaagagtcttcagcaggaaggaccggagcaagtgtctccatgtgGGATGTTATTGGGAAAATCTGAAGGGTATGTTTTCCAGATATGTGAGAAAAAAGAGAActgtgagagtcagcatagcccagaaaggcagcagggaaaccacccaggagagggacagggtaactccagtcacaggagcagaggggagaaaagaaacacagaaaccccTCAACAGGAAATCCCtcatcaacagtcaccctgcatttgtagtgactgtgaaactcttcttgaacatcaaagagcccacacaggagagaagcccttcaagtgctctgactgtgggaaaagctttatagGGAGCTCAGACCTTGTTCATCATAAGAGAACCCATACAAAgaagaaacccttcagctgctctgactgtgggaaaagcttcagtgacaagtcacaccttgttagacataggagaacccacacaggagagaaacttttcaattgctctgactgtgggaaaaacttcagtgacaagtcacaccttgttagacataggagaacccacacaggagagaaacttttcaattgctctgactgtgggaaaaacttcagtgacaagtcacaccttgttagacataggaggacccacacaggagagaaactttTCAAGTGCTCTggctgtgggaaaaacttcagtcagaAATCACACCTCGTTACCCATAGgatgacccacacaggagagaagccctgcAAGTGCTCTGACTCTGGGAAGAGCTTCCATGAACACTCAGACTTTACGAACTATCAGAAAATACATACAGGAGACACACcccataactgctctgactgtgggaaaagcttcagtagaagctcacaccttgttacccataggaggactCACACAGGAGAGgagcctttcaattgctctgactgtgggaaaagctttatagGGAGCTCAGACCTTGTTCACCATAAGAGAATCCACAcaagagagaaacccttcagctgctctgactgcgggaaaagcttcagtgaaaagtcacaccttgttagacataggaggatccacacaggagagaaacttttcaattgctctgactgtgggaaaaacttcagtcagaagtcacaccttgttacccataggatgactcacacaggagagaaacccttcagctgctctgactgcgggaaaagatTCAGTCGGAGCTCAGAGCTTGTTACCCATAGAaggagccacacaggagagaaacctttcaattgctctgactgcgggaaaagcttcagtcagaagtcacaCCTTGTTACGCATAGGAGGACccatacaggagagaaacccttctgttgctctgactgcgggaaaagcttcagtagaaacTCATACCTTGTTAGTCATAGGAGTACCCA acgggagaaacccttcagctgctctgactgcaggaaaagcttcagtcagtgctCCTGCATTACTAGTCATGGGACAGTACATACAAGAGAGTCACCTCATAACAGCTCTGATTCcagaaaaggcttcaaacacaggtcagacttCGTTAAACATACGACAACCCACAGAGGGGAGAGAAccattcagctgctctga